A genomic stretch from Sulfurihydrogenibium azorense Az-Fu1 includes:
- a CDS encoding polysaccharide deacetylase family protein — translation MLYRLNVSVHDITKSNLEMVEEMLEFLDNLSVEKLTLLLIPFYHEKESLLEIKQWIDKNVKDNEVVLHGYTHKSGRFYDFRDLLTNQEGEFAYYQDIEERIKKGLEVLKTLGYDPEGFIPPAWLMRKSDFPLLKKYGFKFTTDRRYIYDIQNNRKILSPVISFGSRGFIEALSVITFKKQFYILKLLNPVVIRIALHPVDVLNKKKLQYVKEILDNQDFEFIFLKEALNFNKS, via the coding sequence ATGCTATACAGGTTAAACGTATCTGTACACGATATTACAAAGTCAAACCTTGAGATGGTTGAAGAGATGTTAGAGTTTTTAGATAACCTGTCTGTAGAAAAGTTAACCTTACTGCTTATACCCTTTTATCACGAAAAAGAGAGTTTACTTGAGATAAAACAGTGGATAGATAAAAATGTAAAAGATAATGAAGTAGTCCTTCATGGATACACCCATAAATCAGGAAGGTTCTACGACTTTAGAGACCTACTTACAAACCAAGAAGGAGAGTTTGCCTACTACCAAGACATTGAAGAAAGGATTAAAAAAGGTTTAGAAGTTTTAAAAACTTTAGGGTACGATCCAGAAGGCTTTATACCACCTGCTTGGCTTATGAGAAAATCAGATTTTCCTTTACTAAAAAAGTATGGCTTTAAATTTACAACAGATAGAAGGTACATATACGATATTCAAAATAATAGGAAGATACTCTCACCAGTTATATCCTTTGGTTCAAGGGGTTTTATAGAAGCTTTATCAGTTATTACCTTTAAAAAACAGTTTTATATCCTAAAACTTTTAAACCCCGTAGTCATCAGGATAGCATTACACCCGGTAGATGTACTAAACAAAAAGAAGCTACAGTATGTAAAAGAGATTTTAGATAATCAAGATTTTGAATTTATCTTCTTAAAAGAAGCCCTAAACTTTAATAAAAGTTAA
- a CDS encoding 1-acyl-sn-glycerol-3-phosphate acyltransferase, producing MIAINKIKNVKNIPVSFYKYKIKNFKSKVNIHIETNSYVVKTAKTMNELLDLLKLRFEVFLEGKRKMIPLDFDEYDLVADHIMILDKKSGKPVGTYRLISSIFSNKFYSETEFYIDKIKKLNGNILEMGRAAIKKDYRNGITIALLWKGIAQYVKQTNSKFLFGCSSVYTTDPVEAAYLYLYLKKNYFKESLLCEVKPNYVMPNFQKYLNLLENLNPDFKKAEEFIPPLLKAYLNAGAFVCSYPALDREFNCIDFITVLNTDNLAKTFERKYKKVKYIKFLHKLGVFLVLTLLFITSSTFIYFFTVDKKKRLKKLVKNSNFYRDLALKLFNVKVYINNFNLNTEENYIITPNHLSYLDIIVLKNNDKNLFVSTHEVKETFLFGKVAEFGGSVFINRQSKNGIKQEIETLKEVLKEGFSIVIFLEGTTSNGETVLPFKSSFVEIAFELGVKIVPTCIRYRTVNGEEINEKNRDLIFYYGDMNLFKHVFNFLLNVNSVEVEVIFLNPINPSDFKDRKELSKYLHSEILKCYTG from the coding sequence ATGATAGCTATAAATAAAATAAAAAATGTTAAAAACATTCCGGTAAGCTTTTACAAATACAAAATAAAAAATTTTAAAAGTAAAGTAAATATACACATAGAGACAAACTCTTATGTTGTAAAAACAGCCAAGACTATGAATGAACTTTTAGACTTGCTAAAACTTAGATTTGAAGTGTTTTTAGAGGGAAAAAGGAAGATGATTCCGTTAGACTTTGACGAGTATGACCTTGTAGCAGACCATATAATGATTTTAGATAAAAAGTCAGGTAAACCTGTAGGAACTTATAGACTAATATCATCTATATTTTCTAACAAATTCTACTCAGAAACAGAGTTTTACATAGACAAGATTAAAAAATTGAATGGAAATATTTTAGAGATGGGAAGAGCTGCAATAAAAAAAGACTACAGAAACGGCATTACAATAGCACTTTTATGGAAAGGAATAGCCCAGTATGTAAAACAGACAAACTCTAAATTTTTGTTTGGATGTTCCAGTGTTTACACGACAGACCCGGTAGAAGCTGCCTACCTGTACCTTTACCTTAAGAAAAACTATTTTAAAGAAAGTTTACTGTGCGAAGTAAAACCAAACTACGTTATGCCAAACTTCCAAAAGTACTTAAACCTCTTAGAGAATCTAAACCCGGATTTTAAAAAAGCAGAAGAGTTTATTCCACCTCTATTAAAAGCTTACTTAAACGCAGGAGCTTTCGTGTGTAGTTATCCTGCTTTAGACAGAGAGTTTAACTGTATTGATTTTATAACTGTTTTAAACACTGACAATCTAGCAAAAACTTTTGAAAGAAAATACAAAAAAGTGAAGTACATTAAGTTTTTACACAAACTTGGAGTTTTTTTAGTTTTAACCCTTTTATTTATTACCTCTTCTACTTTTATCTACTTTTTTACTGTAGATAAAAAAAAGAGGTTAAAGAAACTGGTTAAAAACAGTAATTTTTACAGAGATTTAGCTTTAAAACTTTTCAATGTTAAAGTCTATATAAACAACTTTAATCTAAACACGGAAGAAAACTATATCATAACACCGAACCATCTTTCTTACTTAGATATTATTGTTTTAAAAAATAACGATAAAAACCTTTTTGTATCAACTCATGAAGTAAAGGAAACGTTTTTGTTTGGAAAGGTGGCAGAGTTTGGAGGTAGTGTTTTTATAAACAGACAGTCTAAAAACGGTATAAAACAAGAGATTGAAACTCTAAAAGAGGTTTTAAAAGAAGGCTTTAGCATAGTCATATTCTTAGAGGGAACTACCTCAAACGGTGAAACAGTTTTACCTTTTAAATCTTCTTTTGTAGAGATAGCTTTTGAGCTGGGGGTAAAGATAGTTCCTACCTGTATAAGGTACAGGACTGTAAACGGAGAAGAAATAAATGAGAAAAACAGAGACTTAATTTTTTACTACGGAGATATGAACCTATTTAAACACGTATTTAACTTCCTTCTAAATGTAAACAGTGTAGAAGTAGAAGTTATTTTTTTAAACCCTATCAACCCATCGGATTTTAAAGACAGAAAAGAGTTGTCAAAGTATCTACACTCAGAGATACTAAAATGCTATACAGGTTAA
- a CDS encoding ribonuclease H-like YkuK family protein → MKKFNFDEVKRYIRNTSQETSIYVGCDSKQFQTYTLFVTVIVVHIDSCRGAKIFSEVQKTRRIESLRERLLKEVDLSVYAALNILDVIENRRLEIHLDINPSEKHKSNMVVKEAISYVMAQGLKPVLKPNSIAAFSVANYMVNHC, encoded by the coding sequence ATGAAAAAGTTTAATTTTGATGAAGTAAAGCGGTACATAAGAAACACCTCACAGGAAACTTCTATCTATGTAGGATGTGATTCTAAACAGTTTCAAACTTACACTCTTTTTGTTACAGTGATAGTCGTTCATATAGATTCTTGTCGAGGAGCTAAAATATTTTCAGAAGTTCAAAAGACAAGGAGAATAGAGTCTTTAAGGGAGAGGCTTTTAAAGGAAGTAGACCTTTCTGTTTATGCAGCTTTGAATATTTTAGATGTTATAGAGAATAGAAGGTTAGAGATACACCTTGATATAAATCCAAGTGAAAAGCATAAGTCTAATATGGTTGTAAAAGAGGCTATAAGCTATGTAATGGCTCAAGGGTTAAAACCTGTTTTAAAACCTAACTCAATTGCAGCTTTTTCTGTTGCAAACTATATGGTTAACCACTGTTAA
- a CDS encoding sensor histidine kinase: protein MKSNINDGILITFLDFLKEGIIIVDDETKVIEFVNRFAKKFLKDENYEGKNFKEVIDNDYIYSLISYNQEKDVKAEVNIDNQKYLINVYRIEGKKIIHIQDITPFEVYKQAKKDFVSNVSHELKTPISVLKSAVETIEEEKDPVMIKKFVNIAKKRIEQMDHLINDLLILARLESQEDQVKKERYDLHKQIEEIFEDLKHLTEEKEIQLINQVPNKFDVYADEQKLSIALKNLIENAIKYNKQNGKVIVKAVKDSKYTTITVEDTGIGIPEESIPLIFERFYRVDKSRSRNIGGTGLGLSIVKHITEAHKGKVWVESKLGEGSKFFIKIPNT, encoded by the coding sequence ATGAAGAGTAATATTAACGACGGCATTTTAATAACTTTTTTAGACTTTTTAAAAGAAGGGATAATAATAGTTGACGATGAAACAAAAGTAATAGAGTTTGTCAATAGATTTGCAAAAAAGTTTTTAAAAGATGAAAACTACGAAGGAAAAAACTTTAAGGAAGTTATAGATAACGATTACATCTACTCCCTCATATCTTACAACCAAGAAAAAGACGTAAAAGCAGAGGTAAACATAGACAACCAAAAGTATCTAATCAACGTTTACAGGATAGAAGGTAAAAAGATAATACATATTCAAGATATTACACCATTTGAAGTATATAAGCAAGCAAAAAAAGACTTTGTATCAAACGTATCTCACGAACTAAAAACACCTATATCAGTGCTAAAGTCAGCTGTAGAGACAATAGAAGAAGAAAAAGACCCGGTAATGATAAAAAAGTTTGTAAACATTGCAAAAAAGAGAATAGAACAGATGGACCATCTTATAAACGACCTTTTAATTCTTGCAAGGTTAGAATCCCAAGAAGACCAAGTTAAAAAAGAAAGATATGATTTACACAAACAGATAGAAGAAATATTTGAAGACTTAAAACATCTAACAGAAGAAAAAGAGATTCAACTTATCAATCAAGTACCTAATAAATTTGATGTTTATGCAGATGAACAGAAGTTAAGTATAGCTTTAAAAAACTTGATAGAAAATGCAATAAAGTATAACAAACAAAACGGTAAAGTTATAGTAAAAGCCGTAAAAGACAGTAAATATACAACAATTACCGTAGAAGACACAGGAATAGGTATCCCTGAAGAGTCAATACCACTTATATTTGAGAGATTTTATAGAGTCGATAAGTCAAGAAGTAGAAATATAGGTGGAACCGGACTTGGACTATCAATTGTCAAACATATCACAGAAGCCCACAAAGGAAAGGTATGGGTAGAGAGTAAACTAGGTGAAGGTTCAAAATTTTTCATTAAAATACCAAATACTTAA
- the phoU gene encoding phosphate signaling complex protein PhoU produces the protein MLIEPRLTEIRERLLKMAEIAENMIDNAIKAIIEHDPQYLKYVEENEDVVDKMEVENESLIITTMARYQPEAKYLRFLVMDLFVNRDLERIGDHAENIKEHAQSILQKPKLKEYVDLPIMTQLAIQMLKDAIKSFAEMDTELARDVIKRDDKIDALEDQIIRELYTYMVEDPTTIKVGLRLIDVVKNIERVADIATNLAEEVIYMKEGKMLRHQEIDEE, from the coding sequence ATGCTAATAGAACCAAGACTTACAGAAATAAGAGAAAGACTTTTAAAAATGGCAGAAATAGCAGAGAATATGATAGATAACGCAATAAAAGCCATAATTGAACATGATCCACAGTATCTTAAGTATGTTGAAGAAAATGAAGATGTAGTAGATAAAATGGAAGTAGAAAATGAAAGCCTAATAATAACCACAATGGCAAGATACCAGCCAGAAGCAAAGTATTTAAGATTCTTAGTGATGGATCTATTCGTTAACAGAGACTTAGAAAGGATAGGAGACCACGCAGAAAACATAAAAGAGCATGCCCAATCAATCCTACAAAAACCAAAACTAAAAGAGTACGTAGACCTACCAATTATGACCCAATTGGCAATTCAGATGTTAAAAGATGCTATCAAATCCTTTGCAGAAATGGACACAGAACTTGCAAGAGATGTTATAAAAAGAGATGACAAAATAGATGCTTTAGAAGACCAAATCATTAGAGAGTTATACACCTACATGGTAGAAGACCCTACAACTATAAAAGTAGGTCTTAGATTAATTGATGTAGTAAAGAACATAGAAAGAGTAGCTGACATAGCTACAAATCTTGCAGAAGAAGTAATCTATATGAAAGAAGGAAAAATGCTAAGACATCAGGAGATAGATGAAGAGTAA